In Fusobacterium massiliense, a single window of DNA contains:
- a CDS encoding sodium ion-translocating decarboxylase subunit beta, with product MNFFEVIEQLLAESGFAALTWQNGVMILVSFVLFYLAIVKKFEPLLLLPISFGMFLVNLPLTGLMEDGGVIYLMSYGVKSNLFPCLVFMGVGAMTDFSPLIANPISLLLGAAAQLGIYIAFIIAIQLGFLPQEAAAIGIIGGADGPTSIYVANNLAPHLMAPIAVAAYSYMALIPLIQPPIMRALTTKKERSVKMTNLRKVSKVEKVVFPIAVVLFCSLLLPSVAPLLGMLMLGNLFRESGVVQRLSDTAQNAMINIITIMLGVSVGAKADGVTFLDVKTLGIIALGLTAFCFSTVGGVLLGKLLYYVTGGKINPLIGSAGVSAVPMAARVSQTEGAKENPTNFLLMHAMGPNVAGVIGSAVAAGFFLMVFKG from the coding sequence ATGAATTTTTTTGAAGTTATTGAACAACTATTAGCTGAATCAGGTTTTGCAGCATTAACTTGGCAAAATGGAGTAATGATATTAGTATCATTTGTATTGTTTTATTTGGCAATAGTTAAAAAGTTTGAACCATTACTACTACTTCCAATATCATTCGGTATGTTCTTAGTAAACTTACCTTTAACAGGATTAATGGAAGACGGTGGGGTAATATATTTAATGTCTTATGGAGTAAAAAGTAATTTATTCCCTTGTTTAGTGTTTATGGGAGTTGGAGCAATGACAGATTTCTCTCCTTTAATAGCTAACCCAATAAGTTTGTTACTAGGAGCTGCAGCTCAATTAGGTATTTATATAGCTTTTATAATTGCTATTCAATTAGGATTCTTACCTCAAGAAGCAGCAGCAATAGGAATAATAGGTGGAGCTGATGGACCTACATCTATATATGTGGCTAACAACCTAGCACCACATTTGATGGCACCAATAGCAGTTGCTGCTTATTCATATATGGCGTTGATACCATTAATTCAACCACCAATTATGAGAGCATTAACAACAAAGAAAGAACGTTCTGTAAAAATGACTAACTTAAGAAAAGTATCAAAAGTTGAAAAAGTTGTATTCCCAATAGCAGTTGTACTTTTCTGTTCATTATTGTTACCTTCAGTAGCACCATTATTAGGAATGTTAATGCTAGGTAACTTATTTAGAGAATCAGGAGTAGTTCAAAGACTTTCTGACACAGCACAAAATGCAATGATTAATATTATAACTATAATGTTAGGAGTAAGTGTTGGAGCAAAAGCAGACGGAGTTACTTTCTTAGATGTTAAAACTTTAGGTATCATAGCTTTAGGACTTACTGCATTCTGTTTCTCAACTGTTGGAGGAGTTCTATTAGGAAAATTGTTATATTATGTAACAGGTGGAAAAATAAATCCGTTAATAGGTTCAGCTGGGGTATCAGCAGTTCCTATGGCAGCTCGTGTTTCTCAAACTGAAGGAGCTAAAGAAAATCCAACAAACTTCCTATTAATGCATGCAATGGGGCCAAATGTTGCAGGAGTTATAGGATCAGCAGTTGCAGCTGGATTCTTCTTGATGGTATTTAAAGGATAA
- a CDS encoding OadG family protein, with protein sequence MGLTENMSFMQSIITFLIGFAIVFICLIAIALFIIISSKIIGVLVKEKVPEVKPATTAASPASSPKVVVQDNQEEVERLAVIISAISEEMREPVENFSIVSVKEI encoded by the coding sequence ATGGGATTAACAGAAAATATGTCTTTTATGCAAAGTATAATAACCTTTTTAATAGGTTTTGCAATAGTGTTTATATGTTTGATAGCTATAGCATTATTTATTATAATTTCATCAAAGATAATAGGAGTACTGGTAAAAGAAAAAGTACCAGAAGTTAAACCAGCTACGACTGCTGCAAGTCCTGCAAGTAGTCCAAAAGTGGTTGTTCAAGACAACCAAGAAGAAGTTGAAAGATTGGCAGTTATTATTTCTGCAATAAGTGAAGAAATGAGAGAACCTGTTGAAAATTTCAGCATTGTTAGTGTAAAAGAAATATAA
- a CDS encoding acyl-CoA carboxylase subunit beta: MNYSMPKYFQNMPQVGNTLANIDEANETAVREVEAAIAESIEAMQQAGTPDEKIHDKNQMTALERIAELVDEGTWFPLNTLYNPEDFETGTGIVKGLGRIEGKWAVIVASDNKKIVGAWVPGQADNLLRASDTAKCLGIPLVYVLNCSGVKLDEQEKVYANRRGGGTPFYRNAELQQLGIPVIVGIYGTNPAGGGYHSISPTILIAHKDANMAVGGAGIVGGMNPKGFIDMEGAIQIAEATAAAKKVEVPGTIHVHYDKTGFFREVYDDEVGVLEGIKEYMSYLPAYNLDFFRVDEPTEPVLDPQDLYSIIPMNQKKIYNIYDVIGRLFDNSEFSEYKKGYGPEVVTGLAKVDGLLVGVVANAQGLLMNYPEYREKAVGIGGKLYRQGLIKMSEFVNLCSRDRLPIVWLQDTTGIDVGNPAEEAELLGLGQSLIYSIENSGVPQIEVTLRKGSAAAHYVLGGPQGNNTNAFSLGTAATEVYVMNGETAASAMFSRRLAKDHKDGKDLQPTIDKMNKLINEYTAKSRPAYCAKTGMVDEIVPLYDIRGYITAFANSVYQNPRSICAFHQMILPRAIREFETYTKR; this comes from the coding sequence ATGAATTATTCAATGCCTAAATATTTTCAAAATATGCCACAAGTTGGTAATACATTAGCAAACATTGATGAAGCTAATGAAACAGCAGTAAGAGAAGTTGAAGCAGCTATAGCTGAAAGCATAGAAGCAATGCAACAAGCAGGAACACCTGATGAAAAAATTCATGATAAAAATCAAATGACTGCATTAGAAAGAATAGCAGAATTAGTTGATGAAGGAACTTGGTTTCCTTTAAATACATTATACAATCCAGAAGATTTTGAAACTGGAACAGGTATAGTAAAAGGATTGGGAAGAATCGAAGGAAAATGGGCTGTAATCGTTGCATCAGACAATAAAAAAATAGTTGGAGCATGGGTACCAGGACAAGCAGATAACTTATTAAGAGCTTCTGATACAGCTAAATGCTTAGGAATTCCACTAGTTTATGTATTAAATTGTAGTGGAGTTAAATTAGACGAACAAGAAAAAGTTTATGCAAATAGAAGAGGTGGAGGAACTCCATTTTATCGTAATGCTGAATTACAACAATTAGGAATACCTGTAATTGTTGGAATTTATGGAACTAATCCAGCAGGTGGAGGATACCATAGTATCAGTCCTACTATCTTAATAGCTCATAAAGATGCTAATATGGCAGTTGGAGGAGCAGGAATAGTTGGTGGAATGAATCCAAAAGGATTTATAGATATGGAAGGTGCTATTCAAATTGCTGAAGCAACTGCAGCAGCTAAAAAAGTTGAAGTACCAGGAACTATTCATGTACATTATGACAAAACTGGATTCTTTAGAGAAGTATATGATGATGAAGTTGGAGTATTAGAAGGAATAAAAGAATACATGAGCTATTTACCAGCTTATAACTTAGATTTCTTTAGAGTTGATGAACCAACTGAACCAGTATTAGATCCTCAAGATTTATACTCTATAATACCAATGAACCAAAAGAAAATTTATAACATTTACGATGTAATTGGTCGTTTATTTGATAACAGTGAATTTTCTGAATACAAAAAAGGATATGGACCAGAAGTTGTAACTGGACTTGCAAAAGTTGACGGATTATTAGTAGGAGTTGTTGCAAATGCACAAGGTTTATTAATGAACTATCCTGAATACAGAGAAAAAGCAGTAGGTATTGGTGGTAAATTATATCGTCAAGGACTTATAAAAATGAGTGAATTTGTAAATCTATGTTCAAGAGATAGATTACCAATAGTATGGTTACAAGATACAACAGGTATAGATGTAGGAAACCCAGCAGAAGAAGCTGAATTATTAGGATTAGGACAATCATTAATATATTCAATAGAAAACTCTGGAGTACCTCAAATAGAAGTTACATTAAGAAAAGGATCTGCAGCAGCTCACTATGTATTAGGAGGACCACAAGGTAATAATACAAACGCTTTTTCTTTAGGAACTGCAGCAACTGAAGTATATGTAATGAACGGAGAAACAGCAGCTTCTGCAATGTTCTCAAGAAGACTTGCAAAAGATCATAAAGATGGAAAAGATTTACAACCTACAATCGATAAAATGAATAAACTTATCAATGAATATACAGCTAAATCTAGACCAGCTTATTGTGCTAAAACTGGTATGGTTGATGAAATAGTACCTTTATATGATATTAGAGGATATATAACAGCTTTTGCTAACTCTGTATATCAAAATCCTAGATCAATTTGTGCTTTCCATCAAATGATTTTACCAAGAGCAATAAGAGAATTTGAAACTTACACTAAAAGATAA
- the gctB gene encoding glutaconate CoA-transferase subunit B yields MAKNYKNYTNKEMQAITIAKEIKDGQIVIVGTGLPLIGATVAKNKFAPNCKLIVESGLMDCSPIEVPRSVGDLRLMGHCAVQWPNVRFIGFETNEYLNGNDRMIAFIGGAQINPYGDLNSTIIGEDYVKPKTRFTGSGGANGIATYSNTVIMMQHEKRRFIDKIDYVTSVGWAGGPGGREKLGLPGNRGPLAVVTDKGILRFDEKTKRMYLAGYYPGVTIEDIVENTGFELDTSRAVQLEAPSEEIIKMIREDIDPGQAFIKVPVEE; encoded by the coding sequence ATGGCAAAGAATTATAAAAACTACACTAACAAAGAAATGCAAGCTATTACTATTGCTAAAGAAATAAAAGATGGACAAATCGTTATAGTAGGAACAGGATTACCTTTAATAGGTGCAACAGTTGCTAAAAATAAATTTGCCCCAAATTGTAAACTAATAGTTGAAAGTGGACTTATGGATTGTAGTCCAATAGAAGTTCCAAGAAGTGTTGGAGATTTAAGACTTATGGGACATTGTGCTGTACAATGGCCAAACGTAAGATTTATTGGTTTTGAAACTAATGAATACTTAAACGGAAATGACAGAATGATAGCTTTTATAGGTGGAGCACAAATCAACCCTTATGGAGATTTAAACTCAACAATAATCGGTGAAGATTATGTAAAACCAAAAACAAGATTTACTGGTAGTGGAGGAGCTAATGGAATAGCTACTTATTCTAATACAGTAATAATGATGCAACACGAAAAAAGAAGATTCATAGATAAAATTGACTATGTAACAAGCGTTGGTTGGGCTGGAGGACCAGGAGGAAGAGAAAAATTAGGACTTCCTGGAAACAGAGGACCATTAGCAGTAGTTACTGACAAAGGAATTTTAAGATTTGATGAAAAAACTAAGAGAATGTATTTAGCTGGATACTATCCAGGAGTTACAATAGAAGATATTGTTGAAAACACTGGATTTGAACTTGATACTTCAAGAGCAGTTCAACTTGAAGCTCCAAGTGAAGAAATAATCAAAATGATAAGAGAAGACATTGATCCAGGTCAAGCATTTATAAAAGTTCCAGTGGAAGAATAA
- a CDS encoding biotin/lipoyl-containing protein, which produces MKYVVTVNGKKFEVEVEKVGGASRTLSRQPAERTVRQEAVVETKAAPVVETPVSAPAATSSVAGGTTITSPMPGSILDVKVNVGDKVKYGQTLAILEAMKMENDIPATVDGEVAEIKVKKGDIVESDAVLIVIK; this is translated from the coding sequence ATGAAATACGTAGTAACAGTAAATGGAAAAAAATTTGAGGTTGAAGTTGAAAAAGTAGGAGGAGCAAGCAGAACATTATCTCGTCAACCTGCTGAAAGAACTGTAAGACAAGAAGCAGTAGTTGAAACAAAGGCAGCTCCAGTAGTTGAAACTCCAGTATCAGCTCCAGCAGCAACTTCTTCAGTAGCAGGTGGAACTACTATAACAAGTCCAATGCCAGGATCAATTTTAGATGTAAAAGTAAATGTAGGAGATAAAGTAAAATATGGACAAACTCTTGCAATATTAGAAGCAATGAAAATGGAAAATGATATTCCAGCTACAGTTGATGGTGAAGTAGCAGAAATAAAAGTTAAAAAAGGAGATATCGTAGAATCTGACGCTGTTCTAATAGTTATAAAATAA
- the gctA gene encoding glutaconate CoA-transferase subunit A: MSKVMSLHDAIAKYVESGDSLCFGGFTTNRKPYAAVYEIIRQGQKDFIGYSGPAGGDWDMLIGCGRIKAFINCYIANSGYTNVCRRFRDAIEKKHNLLLEDYSQDVIMLMLHASSLGLPYLPVKLMEGSDLEYKWGISAEIRKTIPKLPDKKLERIPNPFKEGDEVIAVPVPRLDTAIISVQKASINGTCSIEGDEFHDIDIAIAARKVIVIAEEIVTEEEIRRDPSKNSIPEFCVDAVVHAPYGAHPSQLYNYYDYDPAFYKMYDSVTKTDEDFDKFIQEWVIDVKDHDGYLAKLGLPRVSKLRVVPGFQYAAKLVKEGE, encoded by the coding sequence GTGAGCAAAGTAATGTCATTACACGATGCAATAGCAAAATATGTTGAATCGGGAGATAGTTTATGTTTTGGAGGTTTTACAACAAATAGAAAACCTTATGCTGCTGTTTATGAAATTATAAGACAAGGTCAAAAAGATTTCATAGGATACTCAGGACCAGCTGGTGGAGACTGGGATATGTTAATAGGGTGTGGAAGAATTAAAGCATTCATTAACTGTTATATAGCAAACTCTGGTTATACAAATGTATGTAGAAGATTTAGAGATGCTATTGAAAAGAAACATAACTTATTACTAGAAGATTATTCACAAGACGTAATAATGTTAATGTTACACGCTTCTTCATTAGGTTTACCATATTTACCAGTAAAATTAATGGAAGGTAGTGACTTAGAATATAAATGGGGAATAAGTGCAGAAATCAGAAAGACAATTCCTAAATTACCTGATAAAAAATTAGAGAGAATACCTAATCCATTCAAAGAAGGAGATGAAGTTATAGCAGTTCCAGTTCCAAGACTAGACACAGCTATAATTTCTGTTCAAAAGGCTTCTATTAATGGAACTTGTTCAATTGAAGGAGATGAATTCCACGATATAGATATAGCTATTGCTGCTAGAAAAGTAATAGTTATAGCTGAAGAAATTGTAACTGAAGAAGAAATTAGAAGAGATCCTTCTAAAAACTCTATACCAGAATTTTGTGTTGATGCAGTAGTACATGCTCCATACGGTGCACACCCATCTCAATTATATAACTATTATGATTATGACCCAGCATTCTATAAAATGTATGACTCTGTAACTAAAACAGATGAAGATTTTGATAAATTTATACAAGAATGGGTAATAGATGTTAAAGATCATGATGGATATCTTGCAAAATTAGGATTACCTAGAGTATCTAAATTAAGAGTTGTTCCAGGATTCCAATATGCTGCAAAATTAGTTAAGGAGGGGGAATAA
- a CDS encoding sodium/glutamate symporter, whose amino-acid sequence MGEINVIKVSMFETLMLAVLAIYFGEFLRKRIPVLVKYCLPASVVGGTIFSIVTYGLYAAGIVELEFDYKTVNTLFYCIFFAASGAAASMALLKQGGKLVVIFAILAAVLAALQNTVALGVGYFMHVDPLISMMTGSIPMTGGHGNAASFAPIAVEAGASAAMEVAIASATFGLISGCIIGGPLGNFIIKRHKLTNPELDGAGEKAEMTGEQSTGILMNGSQVVNAVFLMCIAIGIGQIITNGLAAINVKFPIHVSCMFGGILIRLFYDRKKGNHDALYEAIDTVGEFSLGLFVSMSIITMKLWQLSGLGMALMVLLLAQVIFIILFCYLLTFKLLGGNYDAAVMAVGHTGFGLGAVPVAMTTMQTVCKKYRYSKLAFFVVPVIGGFISNISNAIIITKFLDYAKILHAGWIG is encoded by the coding sequence ATGGGAGAAATAAACGTAATAAAAGTAAGCATGTTTGAAACGCTAATGTTAGCAGTATTAGCAATATATTTTGGGGAATTTTTAAGAAAAAGAATACCAGTACTTGTAAAATATTGTTTACCAGCATCAGTTGTTGGGGGAACTATATTTTCAATAGTAACTTATGGACTATATGCAGCAGGAATTGTTGAGCTAGAATTTGATTATAAAACAGTAAATACATTATTCTACTGTATATTCTTTGCAGCGAGTGGTGCAGCAGCAAGTATGGCACTTTTAAAACAAGGTGGGAAACTAGTTGTAATATTTGCAATATTAGCAGCAGTTTTAGCAGCATTACAAAATACAGTTGCATTAGGTGTAGGATATTTTATGCATGTTGATCCATTAATATCAATGATGACTGGAAGTATACCAATGACTGGTGGACATGGAAATGCAGCTTCATTTGCTCCAATAGCAGTTGAAGCAGGAGCCTCTGCAGCAATGGAAGTTGCTATTGCATCAGCTACATTTGGATTAATTTCAGGTTGTATAATAGGTGGACCATTAGGAAACTTTATAATTAAAAGACACAAACTTACAAATCCTGAACTAGATGGTGCAGGAGAAAAAGCTGAAATGACTGGAGAACAATCTACTGGTATATTAATGAATGGTTCTCAAGTAGTTAATGCCGTTTTCCTAATGTGTATAGCTATCGGTATAGGACAAATTATAACAAATGGTTTAGCAGCTATTAATGTAAAATTCCCTATACATGTAAGTTGTATGTTTGGTGGAATTTTAATTAGACTATTTTATGATAGAAAAAAAGGTAATCATGATGCCCTATATGAAGCTATAGATACTGTTGGAGAATTTTCATTGGGATTATTTGTGTCAATGTCAATTATAACAATGAAATTATGGCAATTATCAGGATTAGGAATGGCATTAATGGTATTATTACTAGCACAAGTAATATTTATTATTTTATTCTGTTATCTATTAACATTCAAATTATTGGGTGGAAATTACGATGCAGCAGTAATGGCAGTAGGACATACTGGTTTTGGACTAGGAGCTGTTCCAGTTGCAATGACAACTATGCAAACTGTTTGTAAAAAATATAGATATTCAAAATTGGCATTCTTTGTTGTACCTGTAATTGGAGGCTTTATAAGCAATATATCGAATGCAATAATCATTACTAAGTTTTTAGATTATGCAAAAATATTACATGCTGGATGGATTGGATAA
- a CDS encoding BglG family transcription antiterminator, whose amino-acid sequence MLKKQHFELLNLMEEEKSLSKLSEILSLSERSIRYKIDEINEKLDNEAKIRIKKREIISTLSSIDVLKVFNEVESTNYIYSQNEREELIILYTLLKKDTFLLKEIADKLNTSKSTIRSDIKNIKRKLEEYNIRILQDNQLKYYYDYLEEDYRYFITTYLYKYIDFDGEYSKFLFTELSYFKKLIYNEIREEYIVDIEKVAKRIRDIKLSFMEETINILATLMVVSHNREQKGRSIVVKNSNILEKRYEYKKMKDLFLEFSEENILFFVDYLFRIGRDERDIFIKFENWIDIIVAVNKIVRNFEIENKLELKNVDLLLNQVFYYIKPLIFRSLKKIELKNSILRDIEDLYPEIFSFLKNNFSILERVIGVKISESEIAYITPLFYKALQEDNKSNKKALLVTNYKENIALFLKEEIESEFLLDIDKIISLKNFEDTKKEQKKYDYILVTFKVDEKLEKEFERSRIIEINPILTENDRKKFENENLLRNKKLKLSKLLKVILSNTDSVNMKNLISDLNKNFSDEIYNDVEKGKFTLGNFVEKKNIYRVNFQNMKELLNNFYSLSFLKKNDINDIINKINNNIFYSYIGNKVGIVFHKMNSEDNVLVIINEKDFCINNEKVNILVLVNSNCGIKYKGIIYNFVKLFFKNYDLNVNHDRLKVYDYLISNI is encoded by the coding sequence ATGTTAAAAAAACAACATTTTGAGTTACTAAACCTTATGGAAGAAGAAAAAAGTCTCTCAAAATTATCTGAAATTTTATCTCTTTCTGAAAGAAGTATTAGGTACAAGATAGATGAAATAAATGAAAAATTAGATAATGAAGCTAAAATTAGGATAAAAAAAAGAGAAATAATTTCGACTTTATCCAGTATAGATGTTCTAAAAGTTTTTAATGAAGTTGAAAGTACGAACTATATCTATAGCCAAAATGAAAGAGAAGAATTAATAATATTATATACTTTATTAAAAAAAGATACATTTCTTTTAAAAGAGATTGCCGATAAGTTAAATACAAGTAAGTCGACAATAAGAAGTGATATAAAAAATATTAAAAGGAAGTTAGAAGAATACAATATTAGAATACTTCAAGATAATCAGTTAAAATATTACTATGACTACTTGGAAGAAGATTATAGATACTTTATAACTACTTATTTATATAAATATATTGATTTTGATGGTGAATACTCTAAATTTCTTTTTACGGAGCTTAGTTATTTTAAAAAACTTATATATAATGAAATTAGAGAAGAATATATAGTAGATATAGAAAAAGTTGCTAAAAGAATAAGAGATATCAAACTATCTTTTATGGAAGAAACTATAAATATTTTGGCAACATTAATGGTTGTTTCTCATAACAGAGAGCAAAAAGGAAGAAGTATAGTTGTTAAAAATAGCAATATCTTAGAAAAAAGATACGAATATAAAAAAATGAAGGATCTTTTTCTTGAGTTTTCGGAAGAAAATATATTGTTTTTTGTGGATTACTTGTTTAGAATAGGTAGAGATGAAAGAGATATATTTATAAAATTTGAAAATTGGATAGATATTATAGTGGCAGTCAACAAAATTGTAAGAAATTTTGAAATAGAAAATAAACTTGAATTAAAAAATGTAGATTTATTACTAAATCAAGTATTTTATTATATAAAACCTTTGATTTTTAGAAGTTTGAAAAAAATAGAATTAAAAAATTCGATTTTACGTGATATTGAAGATTTATACCCTGAAATTTTTAGCTTTTTAAAAAATAACTTTTCTATCTTAGAAAGAGTTATAGGAGTTAAAATATCTGAAAGCGAAATAGCTTATATTACACCACTTTTCTATAAGGCACTTCAAGAAGATAATAAAAGTAATAAAAAAGCCTTATTGGTAACAAACTATAAAGAAAATATTGCTTTGTTTCTAAAAGAAGAAATAGAAAGTGAGTTTTTATTAGATATAGATAAAATTATTAGTTTGAAAAATTTTGAAGATACAAAAAAAGAACAAAAAAAATATGACTACATATTAGTAACTTTTAAGGTTGATGAAAAACTTGAAAAAGAATTTGAGAGAAGTAGAATAATAGAGATAAACCCTATTTTAACAGAAAATGATAGGAAAAAGTTTGAAAATGAAAATTTATTAAGAAATAAAAAACTAAAACTCTCTAAACTTTTGAAAGTTATTTTAAGCAATACTGATAGTGTAAATATGAAAAATTTGATTAGTGATTTAAATAAAAATTTTTCAGACGAAATATATAATGATGTAGAGAAAGGAAAATTTACTTTAGGGAATTTTGTAGAAAAAAAGAACATATATAGAGTAAATTTTCAAAATATGAAAGAGCTATTAAATAACTTTTATAGCTTATCTTTCTTGAAAAAAAACGATATTAATGATATTATAAATAAGATAAATAATAATATTTTTTATTCGTATATTGGAAATAAGGTGGGAATAGTTTTTCATAAAATGAATAGTGAAGATAATGTGTTAGTTATTATTAATGAAAAAGATTTTTGTATAAATAATGAGAAAGTAAATATTCTTGTGTTAGTTAATTCTAATTGTGGAATAAAATATAAAGGAATAATATATAATTTTGTAAAATTATTCTTTAAAAACTATGATCTAAATGTTAATCACGATAGACTAAAAGTCTATGATTATTTAATAAGTAACATCTAA
- a CDS encoding acyl-CoA dehydratase activase, whose product MSNVFTMGIDVGSTASKAVILKDGKEIVAKAVISVGTGTTGPSRAIKSVLEQVGLDSISQLQGAVATGYGRNSLEEVPAQMSELSCHAKGAYFLFPNVHSIIDIGGQDSKALKVGDNGMLENFVMNDKCAAGTGRFLDVIAKVLEVELGDLEKLDEQSKVDVPISSTCTVFAESEVISQLAKGTKIEDIVKGIHTAIASRVGSLAKRIGIKDDVVMTGGVALNRGMVRALEKNLGFKIHTSEYCQLNGAIGAALFAYHKYTMEHGN is encoded by the coding sequence ATGAGTAATGTATTTACTATGGGAATAGATGTTGGTTCGACTGCATCTAAGGCTGTTATATTAAAAGATGGAAAGGAAATAGTTGCAAAAGCAGTTATCTCTGTTGGAACAGGTACAACTGGACCATCAAGAGCAATTAAATCTGTTTTAGAGCAAGTTGGATTAGACTCAATAAGTCAACTTCAAGGAGCTGTTGCAACTGGTTATGGAAGAAATTCGTTGGAGGAAGTTCCAGCTCAAATGTCCGAATTATCTTGTCATGCAAAAGGGGCATATTTTCTTTTTCCTAATGTTCATTCAATAATAGACATCGGAGGACAAGACTCAAAAGCATTAAAAGTTGGTGACAACGGAATGCTTGAGAACTTTGTTATGAATGATAAATGTGCTGCAGGAACTGGAAGATTTCTTGATGTTATAGCAAAAGTACTAGAAGTAGAACTAGGAGATTTAGAAAAATTAGATGAACAATCTAAAGTAGATGTTCCAATAAGCTCAACTTGTACAGTATTTGCTGAATCAGAAGTTATTTCACAACTTGCAAAAGGAACAAAGATTGAAGATATAGTAAAAGGAATACACACAGCTATAGCTAGTCGTGTTGGAAGTTTAGCAAAAAGAATAGGTATAAAAGATGATGTTGTTATGACTGGTGGAGTTGCTCTAAACAGAGGAATGGTTAGAGCTTTAGAAAAAAACTTAGGTTTTAAAATTCATACTAGTGAATATTGTCAATTAAATGGAGCAATAGGAGCAGCGCTTTTTGCTTATCATAAATATACTATGGAACATGGGAATTAA